A section of the Pleurocapsa minor HA4230-MV1 genome encodes:
- a CDS encoding photosystem II q(b) protein, with product MTTTLQQRETRGAWENFCQWVTSTNNRIYVGWFGVLMIPTLLAATTCFLIAFVAAPPVDIDGIREPVAGSLIYGNNIISGAVVPSSNAIGLHFYPIWEAASLDEWLYNGGPYQLIIFHFLIGVFSYLGRQW from the coding sequence ATGACAACTACTTTACAACAGCGCGAAACACGCGGTGCTTGGGAGAATTTCTGTCAGTGGGTAACAAGCACTAACAACCGTATCTATGTCGGTTGGTTCGGCGTCTTGATGATCCCCACCCTCCTAGCAGCAACAACTTGTTTCCTGATCGCTTTCGTCGCAGCACCTCCTGTAGACATCGACGGTATTCGTGAGCCTGTAGCAGGTTCCTTGATCTACGGCAACAACATCATCTCTGGAGCAGTAGTACCTAGCTCCAATGCTATTGGTCTACACTTCTACCCAATTTGGGAAGCAGCATCCTTAGACGAGTGGTTATACAACGGTGGCCCTTACCAGTTGATTATTTTCCACTTCTTGATCGGTGTATTCTCATACCTCGGTCGTCAGTGGG
- a CDS encoding nuclear transport factor 2 family protein, translating to MAESLLSSAQIQEIIVRQAQAWEQQNAQAIVDDFAENAIFIAAGFKFMGKQQIKKAAQDYFKQFHHTSVTIKRTILDVDKNCGAVEWDWRDQNRKTGKEGFAEDAIVFELANGKILYWREYIEKKK from the coding sequence ATGGCTGAGTCTTTACTCTCATCAGCACAAATTCAAGAGATCATAGTAAGACAAGCTCAAGCTTGGGAACAGCAAAATGCTCAAGCGATCGTTGATGATTTTGCTGAAAATGCAATATTTATTGCCGCAGGTTTTAAGTTCATGGGTAAGCAGCAGATTAAAAAGGCTGCCCAGGATTACTTTAAACAGTTTCACCATACCTCTGTAACAATTAAACGAACTATTCTAGATGTAGATAAAAATTGTGGTGCAGTGGAATGGGATTGGCGTGACCAAAACCGTAAGACTGGAAAAGAGGGTTTTGCAGAAGACGCGATTGTGTTTGAATTGGCAAACGGAAAAATTTTGTATTGGCGTGAATATATTGAAAAGAAAAAGTAA
- a CDS encoding metal ABC transporter ATP-binding protein, producing the protein MSYNAIAVDNLGVCYRTVEALRNISLNLTPGKVTGVFGPNGAGKSTLVKAMLGLIPANSGSVSYDGQPIQHHLDKIAYVPQRSQIDWTYPVTVWDVVMMGQVRKTGWFRRFSNVSRRQAMAALEQVEMSEYQHRPLGQLSGGQQQRVFLARSLAQQAEVFFFDEPFVGVDQKTENIIFKIFHQLADRGKIVVVVNHDLGESITNFDELILLNKELIAAGQRQQVLRDENLQRAYGGKVMFFSDENNN; encoded by the coding sequence ATGAGCTACAACGCGATCGCCGTTGATAATTTAGGAGTTTGTTACCGTACAGTCGAAGCACTGCGAAATATTTCTCTAAATCTGACACCAGGTAAAGTAACTGGAGTATTTGGCCCCAATGGTGCAGGGAAAAGTACTCTAGTTAAAGCTATGTTAGGTCTTATTCCTGCCAATAGTGGGTCGGTATCTTATGATGGGCAACCAATACAGCACCATCTTGATAAAATTGCCTATGTTCCCCAGCGATCGCAAATTGACTGGACATACCCCGTAACCGTTTGGGATGTGGTCATGATGGGTCAAGTTCGTAAAACAGGATGGTTTCGTCGTTTTTCTAATGTTAGTCGTCGTCAAGCAATGGCTGCACTCGAGCAGGTAGAAATGAGCGAATATCAACACCGTCCCCTCGGTCAACTTTCAGGCGGACAGCAACAGCGAGTGTTTTTAGCCAGATCCTTAGCACAACAGGCAGAAGTATTCTTTTTTGATGAGCCATTTGTGGGAGTAGATCAAAAGACTGAAAATATTATATTCAAGATTTTTCATCAGCTTGCCGATCGGGGCAAAATTGTGGTGGTGGTCAATCATGATTTAGGTGAATCAATAACCAATTTTGATGAATTAATCTTGCTCAATAAAGAGCTAATTGCCGCAGGACAAAGACAACAGGTGTTGCGCGATGAAAACTTGCAGCGAGCCTATGGTGGCAAGGTGATGTTTTTTTCTGACGAGAATAACAATTAG
- a CDS encoding zinc ABC transporter substrate-binding protein → MVAEQFSTRRWFVLAGACLGLLLVGCEASGDRVESDKPQVVSTSTIIADLTEKVGGDEISHQGILEPGADPHVYEPTPQNSVALEQADLILYNGFNLEPGIIKMISSTGVNAKKYAVGEVVTPLDFEYQGQQEPDPHVWGDAQNAIAMTKAIRDRLIELSPEDRAEFTANAEELITELQQVDRWITEQIKTIPPAKRRLVTTHDAFQYYTRAYGLEMAGTLIGISTEEQPSAQTVKNLANEIRKMQIPAIFAETTINPQLIQTVAEEAGVRLAPQELYSDSIGVKGSEGDSYVKMLVANTKSIVESLGGDYQAFMR, encoded by the coding sequence ATGGTTGCTGAACAATTTAGTACTCGGCGATGGTTTGTCTTAGCAGGAGCTTGTTTAGGCTTATTACTAGTTGGATGTGAAGCAAGTGGAGATCGAGTAGAAAGTGACAAACCGCAAGTAGTTTCAACTAGTACGATCATTGCCGATTTGACTGAAAAAGTGGGGGGAGATGAAATCAGTCATCAGGGTATTTTAGAGCCTGGAGCCGATCCTCATGTATATGAACCAACCCCACAAAATAGCGTAGCGTTAGAGCAAGCAGATTTAATCTTATATAACGGATTTAATTTAGAGCCAGGAATCATCAAAATGATTAGCTCGACGGGAGTTAACGCGAAGAAATATGCTGTAGGAGAAGTAGTTACACCACTAGATTTTGAATATCAGGGACAACAAGAACCCGATCCTCATGTATGGGGAGATGCGCAAAATGCGATCGCGATGACGAAAGCAATTCGCGATCGCTTAATTGAACTATCCCCTGAAGATCGAGCAGAATTTACAGCTAATGCTGAGGAGTTGATTACCGAGTTACAGCAGGTCGATCGGTGGATTACCGAACAGATTAAAACTATTCCCCCAGCGAAACGGCGGTTAGTTACCACTCATGATGCGTTTCAGTATTATACTCGCGCCTATGGTCTAGAAATGGCAGGAACATTGATTGGAATTAGTACAGAGGAACAGCCGAGCGCCCAAACAGTTAAGAATTTGGCTAATGAGATTAGAAAAATGCAGATACCCGCAATTTTCGCCGAAACAACCATCAATCCTCAGTTAATTCAGACAGTTGCCGAAGAAGCGGGAGTAAGGCTTGCACCACAGGAACTATATTCTGACTCTATCGGTGTCAAAGGAAGCGAGGGAGATAGTTATGTCAAAATGTTGGTAGCCAATACTAAATCTATCGTTGAGTCATTAGGTGGAGACTATCAGGCATTTATGAGGTAA
- a CDS encoding DEAD/DEAH box helicase: MSIIHGSWIVNAGQDYFFVWGQTWRSLVNETFSLNKSGDFIHPFNLQRSELLDLFQSHELDVADLLAQSKWHTQLVGMPTIITETSVSKKVQPVFAGNAVKGESKLDLYLWEVKGFRLTVEETISLLQILSLAALQSGTDYLAGDLRYWSHIYRWVLDLIVRQKFLPGIEVKKSRRTNYRSVWQPLIDSEIDRVRLAKFTQALPEACLAYLDAEESQANTTEEGLLLRSLSLLLDGRLRSWIDYNPNSYKDISIEPWLRSLSGSPVLETNLSDANRLTHALYSWTLPVSEYIVNRQNELGLNRYRVCFVLAPPIETKEDSEQPDWSLNYYLQALDNPDFIVDAATIWQCAAEFLKIGDRTIENPQETLLKGLGLATRIYEPVRESLNHSHPSSCILDPIQVYEFIRAKVWQLRDNGLGVILPPGLTNDNREQRLGIKMTASVSQRKGERLSLQSMLKYKLEIAVGDRTVSKTDFKKLLAQKSPIVEIDGQWIALQPADVRAAQAVLDQSNDQLDLSVEDALRLSTGDTKTLAKLPVVKFEPTGVLAGLLDNLSDDKSVEPVNKIKDFKGELRPYQAKGVGWLSFLDTWGLGACLADDMGLGKTIQLIAFLLNLKQQKLLTKPTLLICPTSVINNWEREVKKFAPTLQAMIHHGNQREQGKAFAKIVKDKQLVITSYSLVHRDQKTLSGIDWQGIVLDEAQNIKNPVAKQSQAVREIPAGFRIALTGTPVENRLTELWSILDFLNPGFLGNRNFFQKRFAVPIEKYGDRESLNILRSLTQPFILRRLKTDKNIIQDLPEKQEMNVFCGLSAEQAELYQQLVDNSLEEIEDADGIKRRGLILTLLLRLKQLCNHPELLDRHQDKKAIVKTEHFGDRSGKLLRLEEMLEEIVDEGDRSLIFTQFSEWGKILKPYLSEKLKQEVMFLYGATPREARQEMVDRFQNEPNGPKIFILSLKAGGTGLNLTRANHVFHVDRWWNPAVENQATDRAFRIGQQRNVQVHKFVCTGTLEERINDIIESKKELAEQTVGAGEQWLTDLDTGSLRNLLLLDRDAVIDD; the protein is encoded by the coding sequence ATGTCAATTATTCACGGCAGTTGGATCGTTAATGCGGGTCAAGATTATTTCTTTGTCTGGGGACAAACTTGGCGTTCTTTGGTTAACGAAACCTTCTCTCTTAATAAGTCGGGGGATTTTATTCATCCCTTTAACTTACAACGTTCAGAATTACTCGATCTGTTCCAAAGCCATGAATTAGATGTTGCCGATTTATTGGCTCAAAGCAAGTGGCATACTCAGCTAGTAGGAATGCCGACGATCATTACCGAAACGTCAGTGAGCAAAAAAGTACAGCCTGTATTTGCGGGAAACGCAGTTAAAGGGGAATCAAAGTTAGATCTGTATCTTTGGGAAGTAAAAGGATTTCGTCTAACTGTCGAGGAAACCATTAGTCTATTGCAGATATTATCCCTAGCTGCGCTACAGTCTGGTACAGATTATTTGGCGGGAGATCTACGTTATTGGTCGCATATATATCGCTGGGTATTAGATTTAATCGTCAGACAAAAGTTTCTGCCAGGAATTGAAGTTAAAAAATCTCGTAGAACTAACTACAGAAGTGTCTGGCAACCTCTAATTGATAGCGAAATCGATCGAGTACGCTTGGCAAAATTTACTCAAGCACTACCAGAAGCTTGTTTAGCCTATCTGGATGCGGAAGAATCTCAAGCCAATACTACCGAGGAAGGATTATTATTGCGATCGCTTTCTCTACTCTTAGATGGGCGGTTGCGTTCTTGGATTGACTATAATCCCAATAGTTATAAAGATATAAGTATTGAACCCTGGTTGCGATCGCTCTCGGGATCTCCTGTTTTAGAAACAAATTTAAGTGATGCTAACCGTTTGACTCATGCTTTGTATAGCTGGACTTTACCTGTCAGCGAGTATATAGTTAATCGGCAAAATGAATTAGGCTTAAATCGTTATCGAGTCTGTTTTGTGCTGGCACCGCCAATAGAAACTAAGGAAGATAGCGAACAGCCAGACTGGTCATTAAACTATTATTTACAAGCTTTAGATAATCCCGATTTTATCGTTGATGCAGCGACGATCTGGCAATGTGCTGCTGAATTTCTCAAAATTGGCGATCGCACTATTGAAAATCCCCAGGAAACCTTACTTAAAGGCTTAGGATTAGCAACTCGTATTTATGAACCTGTGCGGGAAAGTTTAAATCATAGTCACCCTAGTAGTTGTATTCTCGATCCAATTCAGGTGTATGAGTTTATTCGGGCGAAGGTTTGGCAGTTAAGGGACAATGGTTTAGGCGTAATTCTGCCTCCTGGCTTAACCAACGACAATCGAGAACAAAGACTGGGCATCAAAATGACTGCTAGCGTTTCTCAGAGGAAGGGAGAGCGTTTAAGTCTGCAAAGTATGCTTAAGTATAAATTAGAAATTGCCGTAGGCGATCGCACTGTTTCTAAAACAGACTTTAAAAAGTTACTGGCACAGAAGTCACCCATTGTGGAAATCGATGGACAGTGGATTGCCCTGCAACCAGCAGATGTTAGGGCTGCCCAAGCGGTATTAGATCAGTCTAACGATCAGCTGGATCTTTCAGTAGAAGATGCATTGCGTTTATCCACAGGAGATACTAAAACTTTAGCCAAGTTGCCCGTAGTTAAGTTTGAACCGACAGGAGTCTTAGCAGGCTTATTAGATAATTTGTCCGATGATAAGTCTGTCGAACCCGTGAATAAAATTAAGGATTTTAAAGGTGAATTACGTCCTTATCAGGCAAAGGGTGTGGGCTGGCTATCCTTTTTAGACACTTGGGGATTAGGTGCTTGTTTAGCAGACGATATGGGTTTGGGCAAAACGATCCAATTAATTGCCTTCTTACTTAATCTTAAGCAGCAAAAGCTGTTAACGAAACCAACATTGTTAATCTGCCCTACTTCCGTAATTAACAACTGGGAACGAGAAGTTAAAAAATTTGCCCCCACATTACAAGCTATGATTCATCACGGCAATCAAAGAGAACAAGGAAAGGCATTTGCTAAAATAGTTAAGGATAAACAACTAGTAATCACCAGTTATTCCTTAGTGCATCGCGATCAAAAAACCTTATCAGGTATTGATTGGCAAGGGATAGTGTTAGACGAAGCCCAAAACATTAAAAACCCTGTGGCAAAACAATCTCAAGCGGTTAGAGAAATTCCCGCAGGATTTCGGATTGCCTTAACTGGTACGCCTGTAGAAAATCGTCTCACTGAACTATGGTCAATTCTGGATTTTCTTAATCCTGGCTTTTTGGGCAATCGCAACTTCTTCCAAAAGAGGTTTGCCGTACCGATCGAAAAATATGGCGATCGCGAATCTTTAAACATCCTCAGATCGCTAACGCAACCATTTATTCTCCGTCGTTTAAAAACCGATAAAAATATCATTCAAGACTTGCCCGAAAAGCAAGAAATGAACGTATTCTGTGGATTATCGGCAGAACAGGCAGAACTCTATCAACAACTAGTAGATAACTCCCTCGAAGAGATTGAAGATGCTGATGGGATCAAACGCCGTGGCTTAATTCTGACACTGCTACTACGTCTTAAACAGCTTTGCAACCATCCCGAATTACTCGATCGCCATCAAGACAAAAAAGCGATCGTCAAGACAGAACATTTCGGCGATCGCTCTGGTAAACTATTGCGTTTAGAAGAAATGCTCGAAGAAATTGTCGATGAAGGCGATCGCTCTTTAATTTTTACTCAGTTTTCCGAGTGGGGCAAAATACTCAAACCCTATCTATCTGAGAAGCTAAAACAAGAAGTAATGTTCTTATACGGGGCAACTCCGCGCGAAGCTAGACAAGAAATGGTAGATCGCTTCCAAAATGAACCCAATGGCCCCAAAATCTTCATTCTATCCCTTAAAGCTGGGGGAACTGGACTCAACCTCACTAGAGCAAATCATGTCTTCCACGTCGATCGCTGGTGGAATCCTGCGGTAGAAAATCAGGCAACAGATCGAGCATTTCGTATTGGACAACAACGCAATGTGCAGGTACATAAATTTGTCTGTACAGGTACCCTAGAAGAACGGATTAACGACATCATTGAAAGCAAAAAAGAACTAGCCGAACAAACTGTCGGCGCAGGGGAACAGTGGTTAACAGATCTTGATACTGGCAGTCTGCGTAATCTATTGTTATTAGATCGAGATGCAGTTATTGATGATTAA
- a CDS encoding P-II family nitrogen regulator codes for MKKIEAIIRPFKLDEVKIALVNAGVVGMTVSEVRGFGRQKGQTERYRGSEYTVEFLQKLKIEIVIEDDQVNMVVDKIIAAARTGEIGDGKIFVYPVDQVVRIRTGEKNLEAV; via the coding sequence TTGAAGAAAATAGAAGCTATTATCAGACCTTTTAAATTAGATGAAGTCAAAATAGCCTTAGTTAACGCTGGGGTAGTTGGGATGACAGTTTCCGAGGTTCGGGGATTTGGTCGTCAAAAAGGACAAACTGAGCGTTATCGCGGTTCTGAATATACGGTTGAGTTTCTACAAAAGCTCAAAATTGAAATTGTTATTGAAGACGATCAAGTGAATATGGTGGTAGACAAAATTATCGCTGCTGCTCGCACTGGTGAAATTGGAGACGGTAAAATATTTGTTTACCCTGTAGATCAAGTGGTACGGATTCGGACTGGCGAAAAAAATCTCGAAGCTGTATAG
- a CDS encoding LysR family transcriptional regulator: MIPATLHQLKVFETVARNGSFTRAAEELLITQPTVSSQVKQLTNSVGLPLFEQIGKRLYLTDAGQELLLTCQDIFEKLNNFEIKIADLKGTKQGQLNLAVITTAKYFVPRLLGSFCQNYPGIDVALQVTNHQEIQQRMLANKDDLYVVSNPSNDVDLTTKPFLNNPLVVVARKDHPLANKKNIDLKELNNQPFIMREQGSGTRESIVKLLTENNLSVKVKLELGSNEAIKQAIYGGLGISILSEHSLFSEGMSGELTILDFKHFPIKRRWYVAYLAGKKLSVIAETFLDYLLEESPKMSFPQSSILARSN, encoded by the coding sequence TTGATTCCAGCCACTCTGCATCAATTAAAGGTATTTGAGACAGTCGCCCGCAACGGCAGCTTCACTCGTGCAGCAGAAGAACTGTTGATTACACAGCCAACTGTTTCTAGTCAAGTCAAGCAACTGACTAATTCAGTAGGACTACCTTTATTTGAACAAATCGGTAAAAGACTATATCTTACTGATGCAGGTCAAGAGTTACTGCTTACCTGTCAAGATATTTTTGAAAAGCTCAACAATTTTGAAATCAAAATAGCAGATCTCAAGGGAACAAAACAAGGACAGCTAAATCTGGCTGTAATTACTACTGCTAAATATTTTGTCCCCAGATTACTTGGTTCTTTTTGTCAAAACTATCCTGGTATTGATGTTGCACTCCAGGTGACCAATCATCAAGAAATTCAACAGCGCATGTTAGCGAATAAAGATGATTTATACGTAGTTAGTAATCCGTCCAATGATGTTGATTTGACTACTAAGCCATTTCTCAATAATCCTTTAGTTGTCGTGGCGAGAAAGGATCACCCATTAGCCAACAAAAAAAATATCGATTTAAAAGAGTTGAACAATCAACCTTTTATTATGAGGGAGCAAGGTTCAGGTACTAGAGAGTCGATTGTGAAATTATTAACGGAAAATAATCTTTCGGTCAAGGTTAAATTGGAGTTGGGTAGTAATGAAGCAATTAAACAAGCTATTTACGGCGGATTGGGTATCTCTATCTTGTCAGAACACTCTCTATTTTCCGAGGGGATGTCAGGAGAATTAACCATTCTCGACTTTAAACACTTTCCCATCAAGCGCCGTTGGTATGTTGCTTATTTAGCGGGTAAAAAACTCTCAGTCATTGCGGAAACCTTTCTGGATTACCTATTAGAAGAAAGTCCCAAGATGTCTTTTCCTCAGTCAAGTATCTTGGCTAGATCAAATTAA
- the rbfA gene encoding 30S ribosome-binding factor RbfA: MANSRRVARVAALIKREVSQMLFSEIKDDRVGAGMVSITDVDVSGDLQHAKIFVSIYGTDEAREETMAGLDSSSHYIRKELGSRMKLRRTPTVQFLESPLERGDNMLNLLSKISQERQNKPEAVD, translated from the coding sequence ATGGCTAATAGTCGTCGCGTCGCTCGTGTAGCTGCTTTGATTAAGCGAGAAGTGAGCCAAATGTTGTTTAGTGAAATTAAAGATGATCGCGTTGGTGCGGGGATGGTTAGTATTACTGACGTGGACGTTTCTGGAGATCTACAGCACGCTAAAATCTTTGTCAGTATTTATGGTACAGATGAAGCCAGAGAAGAAACGATGGCTGGCTTAGACTCTTCTTCTCACTATATTCGCAAGGAATTGGGTAGTCGGATGAAGTTAAGACGTACTCCTACAGTTCAATTTTTGGAAAGTCCCTTGGAGAGAGGAGACAATATGTTAAATCTGCTGAGTAAAATTAGTCAGGAGCGACAAAATAAACCCGAGGCAGTAGATTAA
- a CDS encoding beta-glucosidase, with translation MKQDWQSLSLKEQIAQMIIVRASGHLFDHQIRYPAWEANNQQLKTWLREFNLGGVILLGGSSVELQARSQQLQSWANIPLFIAADIEEGIGQRFPGGTWFPPPMALGKIYEQNPDLARQYAHQMGEVTAQEALAVGINWLLAPVVDVNNNPDNPAINIRAFGDRSEVVADLTTAFIQGAKSTAVLTTAKHFPGHGDTSTDSHLDLPALNHSESRLATVELPPFQQAIAAGVDSVMTAHLLIAAWDAKLPVTLSQKIVSEILRNRLGFSGLVVTDALIMGGITKYATPETVAVMAVEAGTDILLMPDHPEVAIASIYDAVQTGRIKQSRIQESLARIWQAKQQVFADSTTITELSSDRARSTVNSILKNSLQQSKISIITDAHAPGRNLIVVDDLLTVNYLDINSPAITIPQEYNYQRQLVDSNTLDCILLDSRPTLLQVFIRGNPFRGNAGLTNKTKAIYQQLIANQQVAGIAIYGSPYVLEWFKSIMGSDLPWVFTYGQMPQAQAIALKTLFADNSQSLEFQSPNFGF, from the coding sequence ATGAAACAAGATTGGCAAAGTTTATCCCTCAAAGAGCAAATTGCTCAGATGATTATTGTCCGTGCTTCAGGTCATTTGTTCGATCATCAAATCCGTTATCCTGCTTGGGAAGCCAACAATCAGCAATTAAAAACCTGGCTGAGGGAGTTTAATCTGGGTGGTGTGATTCTGCTAGGTGGAAGTAGTGTTGAATTGCAGGCGCGATCGCAACAGTTGCAGAGTTGGGCAAATATACCCCTATTCATTGCTGCGGATATTGAAGAAGGGATTGGACAGCGTTTTCCTGGAGGGACTTGGTTTCCCCCGCCAATGGCATTAGGCAAGATTTATGAGCAGAATCCAGACTTAGCCCGACAATATGCGCATCAGATGGGAGAAGTAACGGCACAGGAAGCTTTAGCCGTCGGTATTAACTGGTTACTTGCTCCTGTGGTGGATGTTAATAATAATCCCGATAATCCCGCGATTAATATTCGCGCTTTTGGCGATCGCTCTGAAGTTGTAGCTGATTTAACTACGGCATTTATTCAAGGTGCTAAATCTACGGCTGTTTTAACCACCGCCAAGCATTTTCCTGGACATGGGGATACCTCCACCGATTCTCATTTGGATTTACCTGCTTTGAATCATTCTGAGTCCAGATTAGCCACAGTTGAATTACCTCCTTTTCAGCAGGCGATCGCGGCTGGGGTAGATAGTGTGATGACGGCTCATTTATTAATTGCTGCTTGGGATGCAAAGCTACCAGTCACTCTGTCGCAGAAAATTGTGAGCGAAATTTTAAGAAATCGCCTCGGTTTTTCGGGTTTAGTCGTCACAGATGCGCTGATTATGGGGGGAATAACTAAATATGCGACTCCTGAAACAGTAGCAGTGATGGCAGTTGAAGCAGGTACAGATATTTTATTAATGCCCGATCATCCAGAAGTAGCGATCGCTTCGATCTATGATGCAGTGCAAACTGGCAGGATTAAGCAATCAAGAATTCAGGAGTCTTTAGCACGTATCTGGCAGGCTAAACAACAGGTTTTTGCTGATTCAACTACAATTACAGAATTGTCGAGCGATCGCGCTAGATCTACCGTCAACTCGATCCTGAAAAATTCTCTACAACAAAGTAAGATATCAATAATTACTGATGCTCATGCACCAGGGCGTAATTTAATCGTGGTAGATGATCTATTAACTGTAAATTACCTAGATATTAACTCTCCAGCAATTACTATTCCTCAAGAATACAATTATCAAAGGCAGCTTGTAGACAGCAATACTTTAGACTGTATTTTATTAGATTCTCGTCCAACTCTACTACAAGTATTTATTCGTGGTAATCCCTTTCGCGGTAATGCAGGTTTAACTAATAAAACTAAAGCAATATATCAACAGTTAATTGCAAATCAACAAGTAGCTGGTATAGCAATTTACGGTAGTCCCTACGTCCTAGAATGGTTTAAAAGCATTATGGGATCGGATTTACCGTGGGTGTTTACTTATGGACAAATGCCACAGGCTCAGGCGATCGCTCTTAAGACTTTATTTGCTGATAATTCTCAGTCTTTAGAATTTCAATCTCCTAATTTTGGGTTTTAG
- a CDS encoding DUF4327 family protein, translating to MTATTQSYPSTIYSLDTLKDEARQLIETGIISRQQSIYTLCKYIPAREWVTIECQLERADYLLRDPIGDLVSYDSWEND from the coding sequence ATGACTGCTACTACACAATCATACCCTTCTACTATTTATTCTCTTGATACCCTTAAAGATGAAGCTCGCCAGCTAATCGAAACAGGCATTATTAGCCGTCAACAATCGATCTATACCCTGTGCAAATATATTCCCGCTCGTGAGTGGGTTACAATTGAGTGTCAATTAGAAAGAGCTGACTATTTACTCAGAGATCCGATTGGTGATTTAGTTTCCTACGACAGCTGGGAAAACGACTAA
- a CDS encoding pentapeptide repeat-containing protein has product MANSEHLALIKQGVEAWNSWYDMHKQVIPDLSQANLINLNLRGINLKGAILQQVNFSRVDLSNAQLANANLEQANLLGANLFDTNFKGANLDYAIFSQATINAKTIMATKYRKVHEIVNRQTAKKNYSGIDLSNSNLFRVDLSNADLSNTKLLNVNFNSANLSNTYLYKVDLTGANLQNADLRNAYFSQANLTAVNLAGALCCGTYFKDAELKFANFKTAKFSQKTMIDPKWYSVWEIVNYGAARKNLSGADLSNANLQGVNFEEANLTNAKLSNSILRHSNLTNANLTNSDLVGANVCGVDLEQANLKGTKLKSIISDRRTKLSTLNNHQTNLMVKAQPVTELEVEPEIIARSSTPTKIQHIQTAPVQLTKASQKPAKNRLGILLIGIVAAVAATGYIFWTQNPEYPLSLKLKIWRSQLEQLMP; this is encoded by the coding sequence ATGGCAAACTCAGAACATTTGGCATTAATTAAGCAGGGTGTTGAAGCCTGGAATAGCTGGTATGATATGCACAAACAAGTTATACCAGATCTTTCACAAGCTAATCTAATTAATTTAAATCTTCGCGGAATTAACCTAAAAGGGGCTATTCTTCAACAGGTTAATTTTAGTCGGGTAGACTTAAGTAATGCTCAGTTAGCTAATGCTAATTTAGAGCAAGCTAATTTATTGGGCGCTAATCTTTTTGATACTAACTTTAAAGGAGCTAATTTAGATTATGCCATCTTTTCTCAAGCTACTATTAATGCTAAAACAATAATGGCAACCAAGTATCGCAAGGTACATGAAATTGTCAATCGTCAAACTGCAAAAAAAAATTATTCTGGCATCGATCTCAGCAATTCTAATTTATTTCGAGTTGATTTGAGTAATGCTGATTTGAGTAATACTAAACTGCTAAACGTCAATTTTAATAGCGCTAATTTGAGTAATACTTATCTTTATAAAGTAGATTTAACTGGGGCTAATTTGCAAAATGCGGACTTGAGAAATGCTTATTTTAGTCAAGCAAATCTGACTGCGGTTAATCTCGCTGGTGCATTGTGTTGTGGCACATATTTTAAGGATGCAGAACTAAAATTTGCCAATTTTAAAACAGCTAAATTTAGCCAAAAGACGATGATCGATCCTAAATGGTATTCTGTTTGGGAGATCGTTAATTATGGTGCAGCGAGAAAGAATCTCAGTGGTGCGGATTTGAGTAACGCTAATCTCCAAGGAGTAAACTTTGAGGAAGCGAATTTGACGAATGCCAAACTCAGCAACTCTATTCTACGTCATAGTAATTTAACCAATGCTAACTTAACTAATAGCGATTTAGTTGGCGCAAATGTTTGTGGAGTAGATCTAGAGCAGGCTAATCTTAAGGGTACTAAACTTAAATCAATAATTAGCGATCGCCGTACTAAATTATCGACTCTTAATAATCATCAGACTAATTTAATGGTCAAAGCACAACCTGTTACTGAGTTAGAAGTTGAGCCAGAAATAATAGCCCGATCATCAACCCCTACAAAGATTCAGCATATTCAAACTGCACCAGTTCAACTGACTAAAGCTAGTCAAAAACCAGCGAAAAATCGGCTAGGTATTTTATTAATAGGAATTGTAGCTGCTGTAGCTGCTACTGGATATATTTTTTGGACTCAAAACCCAGAATATCCTTTGTCACTAAAACTTAAAATTTGGCGCAGCCAGCTAGAACAGTTAATGCCTTAA